Proteins from one Pseudoliparis swirei isolate HS2019 ecotype Mariana Trench chromosome 22, NWPU_hadal_v1, whole genome shotgun sequence genomic window:
- the snrnp48 gene encoding U11/U12 small nuclear ribonucleoprotein 48 kDa protein isoform X1: MSESPETLSVPERLQRLKELTEFTEDCKKKLDDMFEALGWSMDYNSNRDAMEQCPYDANHRVPVTSMERHKASCSRRRMGYSAEEEAEMFDPSVCCENSGVRSFTTDKSTQHQVILQARSAAPLMRMEGVFWQGQYSGQPVDVPQNHKRAVCDLTVADRLALYDHVVGVLRRSAAAGSNEDLYVDLVSKLQTDEQQNQPKTHLELMAEMRDYKRRRQSYRAKNVHITKKSYTEVIREVIRVHSGELSRQWREEEEEEEEKKEEEKEKQEEDKVEAESTRSELSSHRRRPEEKRPASPESRHAHGQRRRERSPERESKKKKRKRERDSGSPDEHHHHHHDRKKKKKKKREDREKEK, from the exons ATGTCGGAGTCCCCGGAGACTCTGAGTGTCCCGGAGCGGCTGCAGCGGCTGAAGGAGCTCACGGAGTTCACGGAGGACTGCAAGAAGAAGCTGGACGACATGTTTGAAGCGCTGGGCTGGTCCATGGACTACAACTCCAACCGG gaTGCGATGGAGCAATGTCCCTACGACGCCAACCACAGAGTCCCGGTGACGAGCATGGAGCGACACAAAGCCTCCTGCAGCCGCCGGAGGATGGGCTACTCCGCCGAGGaggag GCGGAGATGTTCGACCCTTCCGTGTGCTGTGAGAACAGCGGCGTCAGGAGCTTCACGACAG ACAAATCTACGCAGCACCAAGTGATCCTGCAGGCGAGGTCTGCTGCACCGCTGATGAGGATGGAGGGAGTCttctggcaag gccagTACTCCGGCCAGCCGGTCGACGTGCCCCAGAACCATAAGCGCGCCGTGTGCGACCTCACCGTGGCCGACCGCCTGGCTCTGTACGACCACGTGGTCGGCGTGCTGAGACGGAGCGCGGCGGCCGGCAGCAACGAGGACCTCTACGTGGACCTGGTGTCCAAACTGCAGACGG acgagCAGCAGAACCAGCCTAAGACTCACCTGGAGCTGATGGCGGAGATGAGGGACTACAAGAGGCGGCGCCAGTCGTACCGCGCCAAGAACGTCCACATCACCAAGAAGTCCTACACTGAG GTGATCAGAGAGGTGATCAGGGTCCACTCAGGGGAGCTCAGCAGAcagtggagggaggaagaggaggaggaagaggagaaaaaggaggaggagaaggagaagcaggaggaagatAAGGTGGAGGCGGAGTCCACCAGGTCTGAACTCTCCTCCCACAG GCGGCGTCCGGAGGAGAAGCGCCCGGCGTCGCCGGAGTCTCGCCACGCACACGGCCAACGGCGCCGCGAGCGGagcccggagagagagagcaagaagaagaagaggaagagagagag GGATTCCGGCTCCCCGGacgaacaccaccaccaccaccacgaccggaagaagaagaagaagaagaaaagggaggacagggagaaggagaagtga
- the snrnp48 gene encoding U11/U12 small nuclear ribonucleoprotein 48 kDa protein isoform X2 — protein sequence MEQCPYDANHRVPVTSMERHKASCSRRRMGYSAEEEAEMFDPSVCCENSGVRSFTTDKSTQHQVILQARSAAPLMRMEGVFWQGQYSGQPVDVPQNHKRAVCDLTVADRLALYDHVVGVLRRSAAAGSNEDLYVDLVSKLQTDEQQNQPKTHLELMAEMRDYKRRRQSYRAKNVHITKKSYTEVIREVIRVHSGELSRQWREEEEEEEEKKEEEKEKQEEDKVEAESTRSELSSHRRRPEEKRPASPESRHAHGQRRRERSPERESKKKKRKRERDSGSPDEHHHHHHDRKKKKKKKREDREKEK from the exons ATGGAGCAATGTCCCTACGACGCCAACCACAGAGTCCCGGTGACGAGCATGGAGCGACACAAAGCCTCCTGCAGCCGCCGGAGGATGGGCTACTCCGCCGAGGaggag GCGGAGATGTTCGACCCTTCCGTGTGCTGTGAGAACAGCGGCGTCAGGAGCTTCACGACAG ACAAATCTACGCAGCACCAAGTGATCCTGCAGGCGAGGTCTGCTGCACCGCTGATGAGGATGGAGGGAGTCttctggcaag gccagTACTCCGGCCAGCCGGTCGACGTGCCCCAGAACCATAAGCGCGCCGTGTGCGACCTCACCGTGGCCGACCGCCTGGCTCTGTACGACCACGTGGTCGGCGTGCTGAGACGGAGCGCGGCGGCCGGCAGCAACGAGGACCTCTACGTGGACCTGGTGTCCAAACTGCAGACGG acgagCAGCAGAACCAGCCTAAGACTCACCTGGAGCTGATGGCGGAGATGAGGGACTACAAGAGGCGGCGCCAGTCGTACCGCGCCAAGAACGTCCACATCACCAAGAAGTCCTACACTGAG GTGATCAGAGAGGTGATCAGGGTCCACTCAGGGGAGCTCAGCAGAcagtggagggaggaagaggaggaggaagaggagaaaaaggaggaggagaaggagaagcaggaggaagatAAGGTGGAGGCGGAGTCCACCAGGTCTGAACTCTCCTCCCACAG GCGGCGTCCGGAGGAGAAGCGCCCGGCGTCGCCGGAGTCTCGCCACGCACACGGCCAACGGCGCCGCGAGCGGagcccggagagagagagcaagaagaagaagaggaagagagagag GGATTCCGGCTCCCCGGacgaacaccaccaccaccaccacgaccggaagaagaagaagaagaagaaaagggaggacagggagaaggagaagtga